From Stenotrophomonas sp. SAU14A_NAIMI4_8:
GCTCGCGGCTGATCAGCCTGTTATACTTTCGTCTTCCTGACGTGATGGTCCCTCCGCTTCGCGGACTCCGGCCACACAAACGAAGGGCGGCCCCCGCAGCGGTTCCGGGTGGGGGTGTGATGAGGTGGTCCCGCGCAGGAGTAGCGCGGGCGGCCCCGGAGGAAACTCCAGGTCCAACCCCATCCGGCGCCGGAGCCTGGGCACACTCCCCAGGCCGGGTTCATGAAACCAATGGTTTCACGGGCTTCCATGTAAACCGGAACCTTGTTAGTATCGCTAGTTCACTTTTTTGATCCATCCTGCCGGATTGGCGCGCCTACGGTGCGCTGTCGGCCATCACTCAGCTGGAGAACCGCGTCATGGCGCGTATTGCAGGCGTCAACCTGCCAGCCCAGAAGCACGTCTGGGTCGGGTTGCAAAGCATTTACGGCATCGGCCGTACCCGTTCGAAGAAGGTCTGCGAAGTCGCAGGCGTTGCTTCGACCACCAAGATCCGCGATCTGTCGGAGCCGGAAATCGAGCGCCTGCGCGCCGAAGTCGGCAAGTACATCGTGGAAGGCGATCTGCGCCGTGAGATCGGTATCGCGATCAAGCGCCTGATGGACCTGGGCTGCTACCGCGGCCTGCGTCACCGTCGTGGCCTCCCGCTGCGTGGCCAGCGCACCCGTACCAACGCCCG
This genomic window contains:
- the rpsM gene encoding 30S ribosomal protein S13; translation: MARIAGVNLPAQKHVWVGLQSIYGIGRTRSKKVCEVAGVASTTKIRDLSEPEIERLRAEVGKYIVEGDLRREIGIAIKRLMDLGCYRGLRHRRGLPLRGQRTRTNARTRKGPRKAIRK